One region of Roseovarius faecimaris genomic DNA includes:
- a CDS encoding ABC transporter permease → MLQFGKFVLTRAVMALITLIIVSLVVFSLMELVPGDCAERYLAFKNTQGSSIQIANELEAERIRLGLDRPFLERWGKWIVGAFQGDFGDSCILRVNIAQLLGDKFWLSLALCLSALLLAYAIAIPVGIIAAASSNAALNNGLRLFSYLGLAMPNFLLALMIMLIGTVYFGETLTGLFSSEYRDAPWSWDKIVDLMKHAWLPIFILGWSATAFALQTVRALMSDEIGKLYVTAAAARGVYGRRLLWRYPARHALGPIVNSLGFDLNRIFNELPVVALILILTDAGYLLLEALARSNDQQLAGAIIFLLTASIVTLNFLTDVLLAVLDPRVRKSILR, encoded by the coding sequence ATGCTGCAATTCGGCAAGTTTGTACTGACACGCGCTGTCATGGCGTTGATCACGCTGATCATCGTTTCGCTCGTCGTGTTCTCGCTCATGGAGCTGGTGCCAGGCGACTGCGCCGAACGCTACCTCGCCTTCAAGAACACCCAAGGCTCCTCGATCCAGATCGCCAACGAGCTGGAAGCCGAACGCATCCGCCTCGGGCTCGACCGGCCCTTCCTCGAACGCTGGGGCAAGTGGATCGTCGGCGCCTTCCAGGGCGATTTCGGCGATAGCTGCATCCTGCGGGTCAACATTGCCCAGCTTCTGGGCGACAAGTTCTGGCTGTCGCTGGCACTCTGCCTCTCGGCGCTGCTTCTGGCCTATGCCATCGCCATCCCGGTGGGCATCATCGCGGCTGCCTCCAGCAACGCCGCGCTCAACAACGGGCTGCGGCTCTTCTCCTATCTCGGGCTCGCCATGCCCAACTTCCTTCTGGCGCTGATGATCATGCTGATCGGCACCGTCTATTTCGGTGAGACGCTGACCGGCCTGTTCTCCAGCGAATACCGCGATGCGCCCTGGAGCTGGGACAAGATCGTGGACCTGATGAAACACGCCTGGCTGCCCATCTTCATCCTCGGCTGGTCGGCCACGGCCTTTGCCCTGCAAACCGTGCGCGCGCTGATGTCGGATGAGATCGGTAAGCTTTACGTGACCGCCGCCGCCGCGCGCGGGGTCTATGGCCGCCGCCTGCTGTGGCGCTACCCGGCCCGGCACGCGCTGGGGCCGATCGTCAACTCGCTTGGCTTCGACCTCAACCGCATCTTCAACGAGCTGCCCGTCGTGGCCCTGATCCTGATCCTGACCGACGCGGGCTATCTGCTTCTCGAAGCGCTGGCGCGCTCCAATGACCAGCAGCTTGCCGGCGCCATCATCTTCCTGCTCACGGCCTCCATCGTGACGCTGAACTTTTTGACCGACGTCCTGCTCGCGGTGCTCGATCCGCGCGTCCGCAAGAGCATCCTGAGGTAA